Genomic DNA from Enoplosus armatus isolate fEnoArm2 chromosome 7, fEnoArm2.hap1, whole genome shotgun sequence:
CTCCTTTCAGCCAGCTGTTCAAGTCCGAACCGCGCAGCATTAGTTTTTCAAGGAATCTCCGACACCACGCACAGCTCGCTGATGATGGAAGTTTGCgccatttctgtttatttcaacGAGGTTACTGTTTTTCTTGCCATTATCGTCCGTCTTTTTGTGTGGTCTTGATGATGCCCTCACACTACCCTCTGCTTGTTCTGCGTCTACAAGAGAGTGTTGTCCTCATGTCCTGGTGAAGATGTGCCCCACCTGGCCGATGCTTTTATCGGCCAggtgccccccacccccagctgGAACGAACAGGGTAACCAAGGAAATTGGACCCCTTCCCCTGCTGCTTTTGTAGGAAAACCACACATTGGACAAAACGGCGAAAAGAAGACGTATCTGCCAATCTATAAATGTAGCCACAAAGTAAGTTCAACTTCTGCTGTATTAGTGCTGCACTGTGGCTCCACTCCAGAAAGGaggtgctgtttgttttgtttagtttttttatctTATCAGTGCTGAGAAGATAAAGGGCACAAGGAACTGTCTAAATTATCTGACATACTATTACTCAATTTGTTGTACAGTGCAGGATTACTGGAGTATGGGGGCTCCTATGATGACCACTGCACAGTCTTCAACATCTTCGTGGTGAAGTTGCCCTCCTGAGCTGATTTGGTGTCAGCTTTTAAGTTTTCGTGCGGACACTTCGGAGCTCAAAAACTGCAGAAGAGTCTGTGGGTTGTCTTGGCCACGGTCTCAATGAAAAAGCACTCCGCCCATGGGAACATTTGTTGGTGGTGCAGCTTTAGACTGTTGCATAAACTTCAGGGTGATGATGCCTctccatcaaaaaaaaaacagcacttaCCAGAATAATATACAGATTTATTATgactttttaaatttatttatgtatctaGTTTCTTTCAGTTTCTACACAGGCAACGTCCTAACTCAGCTCTCCAGAAACACACCattgtttgtgtaaatattgttttttgtatttgtgtttaccTATTTGCTTCCATCTAGCTTCTTCTGACCACGCGTGCAAAAGCTCTCCCCTGTTTTCCTCGATCTTATTCGTAAATTAAGCCTgctgatgccttttttttttttttttttgcctccgtCACTTTTGAGTTAAACATCTAATTTGACCTTATGACTAGTAGCCCAACTAGTTTTATTGTGACTAGTTTGCAGCCCTACTTGGAATTTTAAAGATTAATTTTGTTTGGGAATGCAAAATGGCAAGAGTCAAAGTGCCAGTCTCACATTTTATGTATAATGGGACCTATTTTAAGCCCCTGGCTGTCTGTTTTGATGGCGAGCATAGGCCCAGGGGAACGTCACGTCTTCCTGTTGATAAAATGCCTTGGCCTCACAGCACAACACTCCACAACACTGCACACTGCTACAGacttattgtatttgtatttctaaCTATGTTGGGGTGATGGTCTTTAGCATGTCCCCCTTTAGAATGCCTTTTAAAATGCTGAGTCACggacaaaatgcattttaacatttggtggatatttttttttatccagaaCACCTTTCACTGAGCCCAAAACCCTGGCAGTATTTGAGCCATGCTTTCTGTTGCCAGGCACTGTCAAAGCCATGCTCTACACCTTTTTGTTAGAAGCctatattttacagatttttcccaacagaaacatttgagcATGTAGCTGTTTCAGCGTTTtgaagtcacagtgaaatgCCACTCACTGTTGTCTTTTAGTGACTCCaagtgaaacagagagggatTTGAACAAATCACCACCCACACCTCCCTCGCCTGCTTTGTTGGGTCAGGAGGCCGAGGTGAAATGGATCAACTACAACTCAGCTACATTCTTTGGAAATATAAACACACTCCTCCTACTATCCCATCGTCTCTGCTAGCTACTATGAGCCACTAGCTAATGGTTAATGAAGCAGGGGCTAGCTAATCGTCACAATCACATTTCATTGGATCAATTTGTGTATGCGAGCTTGAGATGAGTCATCAGAATAGTTTTACAGAACGAGAAACGGGAAGGCTTTTGATATAGAAATacttgaaaatgcatttttgttgcactgtgtctttaaagaaGGCCATAGCTGGCTGGTCTCATTTAGGAATTTGTTCAAACGCtatcgtttaaaaaaaaaaaaaaggtgtttttaacacacatgaacacagaacCATGAGTGGCAGTAAACTTTTTTCAGTTGAATTGAGAACCTCTCACATGGTGTGCTTTGCTAAGGAGAGAATGTAGTATTTTGTAAGAAAAGGTGCCTCAGAGCAGCCTCACAAGCCCCCCCGACGCCCTCACAATGTACCTAGAGAGACATTTGGATGTGCACACAGCTTAGTAATTATCTTGGCAGATTGAGTTTCATACTATAGAGATAGAAGATAATAATTCATAGTTCAACTGTTGATTGTATTGAAAAGCCAAAGTTGTGGTTTGTTCTGATGTGGCGCACGTCTGCCATGTCTTTATTGTTGCAGCATTAATGGCTAGAATGTATTTAAATGCTAACATGGACCTTATGTGCACTCatctttttatgtttatgcATCATTCacgtttcctttttttaaagtcaGATGCAGTGCCACTAAACATACAGTCGGCTATCAGCAGAGAGCTCCTCTCTCGTTCACTATTCCCTCTTTTTCGCAACGTGCCAAATCAGGCGTCACTGAGGCCCGTGAAAGCTGACGCATTAAGGCATATCAGTTACAgactttcaaaagaaaaaggttgggcTATGCACTTACAAATTCTAGTTCTCAATGCCTTTTTGTCCAAAAGGACTCTGTAAGAAGAAAGTTAGCCTAGTGTGCATGCAGCCGGTGTGTATGATGTGCATTTTGAAGCAGCAttaagaagtgtgtgtgtgtacagttacTGTCAAACCTGTTTCTCTATGGTTGTAATCTTCAGTATCCTTTCCCATGTGCCCACCACACTGAtagtgtgcgagtgtgtgtccATAAGCATTTATTTCTGTACAGGTTGCAGAGCTTCATTGGCAGGCCCCAATGAAAACCCACactatgtatgtactgtatctacatgtccatgtgtctgtgtgtgatgacacttagtcatgtgttttgtttcgcctttttttttttttttttttttctccccgcTGGCTGGTCTGtgccagagaagaaaaacaaaagaaaatgctgcagtGTTGTGCATCGTTTGTAAGGAAACAAACGAGGGGAAACGGAGGAACTTTTTTTCATACataagttgaaaatgttttacttgaaATGTCACGAATCAGAACCGCAGCTGTATTTTGTTGGTTTAAAGTTgagatggggtggggggtgggggtggggggttgcaGTGTCTATTTAGTACTGATTGTgagagagttgtgtgtgtgtgtgtgtgtgcgcgtgtgcgtgtgcattgTACTGTGCATAAGCATTGTGTCCAGGCTGTTTGTTTGATACTGGTAGTGAATGTTATCGACGCCACAGTCCTGGATTTCAGAGTGACAGACAACATTACTTCTTGAACTAATGAAGCCCCAAAGTTGCGCTTGGGTTCAAATTTCGAAGATCAGGTGCAGTGAGAACTACGACGGAAGTATCTTGACAGGATTGAATCAAATTTCGCAGTCTTCATCTTCAGCCTCAAAAAAACCACAAGAATGACGTCCAGCAGCTGAGTGACGGTTCTCACATCTTCTCGGAGGAGTTTGTCTGAATTGCCGCAGGAATTCTGCAGTAACTGTTGCACTAGTTTTCCCTCTCCTCAAGTGGAGGCCTTTATGGCATCCGTGCTGCATCCCTTTTTAATTGTCAAAAAGCTCGACGATGAAAAAACACAGCCCCCATATTTATAAATCTGCTTATCACAGGATCAGGTAAACTGGCTTTGTCCATTTTTGTTGCTAAGCCAGCTTGTCTGAATGAGTGTCACATAATCATTGTACCCGCTAATTTTACTAAGTAAGGGGACGTTGAGAATGATCTCATTTAAGCACCTCATGCAGATAGACTTTCTGTGACGTTTAACCTAAAAAAAATCCTATTCTCACGGATCTGCTCTTCAGTTTGCACCTGCTAATACAATCATATGGTCTGAGCTGTCTTTCCAAGACTTAACGGTGGACATAACATGAACAACCACAAAATATAATGCAATTCAATGCAATATCCACGCAGTTGGGACAGGTGTTGGTGGTATTGTGTCCACCACCTGTATGACAACGGGCCCTGATGTTTGGTAAATACGGCCGCAGATCTTCGTGCTGTGTTTCTTCCTGTGAAGCAGTTGAAACATTGTCAAACCCACAGTTGCAGACAGTCCTCGTTTTAACACAGACCGCGTTTCTAGAAAGCCTTTGAATGGGCTTTAAACAGAATGAATGTGGAAAAGAATTGGATTAAAGAGCAAATACGACTAATCGGTCGTAATTGAACATTTGTGATCGTTTTTTAGGCTTCTGAAATGTCCCAAATTCTCACGTGAAGGACATATTGACTAAATGGTCTGTGTTTTCACGTTCTTTTCTGTTGGCAGTGCTCAAAAGTACATGTTAGTGTGTCACTAATATATTTCCAGCATACCATGCTGTCAGAACCTTAACCTATACTATGAATGAATGTACAACGGGCCACTGTATTGTTTTTTCACAGCCTACCTGCATGAGATTGGGTAAAGATGAATATTCTTCTCGCtacattgtttgtttgctgtttttttttttttgtttgtttgtttttttaaatgtagtctGCTCAGCAGCCATACAGATGAATGCCTTAAGTTTGCTCCATGTAGGGACAGTTTCTAGGGTCATCCTCACAATAACCTGcgtttttatttataaatgtgtattgtgtttCGTTTTGGCTCCCTGGTCACAGAGTAAAGAGTCTGTACCCTGACTGACGGACTGGCCATCTGAATGTTCTGTGAAGatgtacaaatacatttgttaaacaTTCACCCGCCTGTGTTTGCTCTTTCACTGTCCTCTCCTGCAATTTGCTTGCATAGCTCTAAATCTTAAATTATGTGTAACTGACCAATCATGTTGTTTAGTGTGGTCCGCCATGTTCAACCATAACAACTTCAAATTCTTCGATTTTTGCCCGCTGTTtatctgttttaaaatgtggattCCTGAAAAGGGAATTTCTGagaaattgttatttttgtggAGAAGACCCGGACCGTCAGGGACTACTGCTTATGTCACTTCACAGCAGGACAATAGCTTAACacatttgttgcatttttttttctactgtgaagtgaaaaaaaaaccccaacaacatTAAACAACCAGAAAGATCATTTGGGTCAATGAAAGTGACTTTGTTAAGGGAAGTCATGGGACAGGggaaaaacacagtgtgagCTCTATCTTATGATAAGACGGAGCTTTATATTATTTGTGGAAGCAGGCGATTGCTGGAAATGTATACGCAAAGAAATACATTGGAAGGAATTACTGATGAGCTGCATTTATATGCACACATAAAACCAGCGCAaagaagttttattttattttattgcagatTTTTCCCTTTGAGACGGACTGATTTCCAATGcactttttttccattttcttacATCTCTTATAAATGGACACTGAGGGGCATTTTATCACTCATTACTTTGATTGACTCAAGGAAACcgacataaaacataaaaccataAATTAAGATGTTAACAGTATCGAGCTCTGTCATCATTTGAGTCCTTGTTTTAGTTACAGGACCCCAAAAATTGGTTGCTTTGTCTTATTCACCTAAACTACTGTTACTTCATTAACAAGCCATTTGCTTTTATAGTTTCAAATCTGCACAACGCCCCTGAAGATGTTTCTTCCAAAACCCCCGCCAATGCACCCCAGTTTGATTGCGGACTAGTCTACGAAAACAAGTGAGATTATTTTGAATATAAATGGCTCCCTTGTTGGAAAAACTTATGCCAGCAGGTCTGTATCACTGAAGGCCCCCTCCACTGAAGGATCTGTGGAGGCCTCCTCTATGGCTGCCTGCGTAGGATCTGCAGGCCTCTCAGCATGGACTGGATTAAAAGATTTCCAGGGCTTGGACGGGCAGTGGAAGGGGTTGTCATTCACAACTTCCGAGGCCACGTCAGAGGAGATGGACGGTTTGACGGCTGTAGTGTCCTCCTCGGAAGATTCTTCTTTGGCTGCAGCTGTGGAGGGGGGTGCTGTGGGTGCTGAGAGTGGAGGTGAGGTGGCGGAGAAGGAAGGAACTTGAATCAGAATGTTCCTGAGAGGGGACCAGCCGGGAGGACGGCGCCTGTTGAACAGCTGAGGAAAAGAATACACATGGATGTACGGGTGGATTGACAAACCTTTCTCATTGGTGTGCACCCATGACACCTTACAGTTAGACGACGTTAAGAGCATTTGATTAAATAATGAACCCGAGCAAAAATTATCTAAGAAATAAGAACGAACCAGGGACAGAAGCATCAGAGTTCTATATCAGTATATATCAGAAAAGTGGGTCTCACCATGGAAGGCAGTGCCCCTGGTTCACACTGTATCTGGGCCTGTGGGGGCTCAAGTCTCCACGGTGCTACATCCACTGTAGAGTTACAGTTTGCAaactcctgcacacacaaacacacagagagacacgtCAAGCCTATAAAAGACCACATCATGTCGGCAgcaatttgtgttttgttttcatatttaccACATCCTGTTCATTGGCGACACACAGATCGTTGAGGTCTTTGTGTTCGTCCTTGGCGCAGTTGGTCTTCCTCATATCGAATCTCATCTTGAACCTGAAACCTGCGACCACCTATAAGGATACAGAAAGTTGgttgaaaagaaacagaagctCCCTCCAGCTGACGTACCTCCCACTTCCTCTCCCTTCACCTGTCTGGTGGCCTGGCCGACACTGTTGAGGGTGAACAGGTGAGTAGAGTCGGAGATGGAGTTGTACTTGGAGATGGAGACGGACAGAGGAGTCTTGAGGTCCTCTGAGTACTCGTCAATCTCCACGGGGCAGCCCAAACAGGAAGCTTTCTCTGGAACGATGTAATCATCTGGACAGGAGACAGGACAGGAGGTGGTGAGCAGAGATGAAGTAAGACGGCAAAAGGGAGGAGACAGCAGATGCTTTGCGGCTCAGGACGTCCGCGACATGGTCACATCGGAAATGttgggctttttaaaaaattatgtttaatttaatcCATGCAGGAAAACTACTAAATCAACTGATGTTACAGGTTGTAACTTACTGATGTTAAGAAGGGCCATATTTTGACAATGTTTCTCAGTAGGAAGAATAATGTTGAAGTAAAGCTGCTGGCATGGTTTTTGAAAGTCCAATAACCTCTGATGAACTCTTACTCCAGTATTGATTCAGGCAACACATTGTCTACTTTATGCTTGCTTTAAATGTCTGTTACAGTCCGTAGTACTCCACCAATTGACTCAGAGTGgacagtttaaataaaaaaaaaggcaagaaatcttcttcttccttgtaaAAACTTACTTAAGCCTACATA
This window encodes:
- the kng1 gene encoding kininogen-1, encoding MRSGLGLCVLGLLCLHSSAFGQEAMEVQPGVLIFCDDPSVERAANSAVHKFNEGLSAGHKLALYQILTASKSENGSDSVYSLQFTSRRSDCPAGSSKPWTDCDYHAFGPQKPFSCNATVYMTETEADSRNVECVLDDYIVPEKASCLGCPVEIDEYSEDLKTPLSVSISKYNSISDSTHLFTLNSVGQATRQVVAGFRFKMRFDMRKTNCAKDEHKDLNDLCVANEQDVEFANCNSTVDVAPWRLEPPQAQIQCEPGALPSMLFNRRRPPGWSPLRNILIQVPSFSATSPPLSAPTAPPSTAAAKEESSEEDTTAVKPSISSDVASEVVNDNPFHCPSKPWKSFNPVHAERPADPTQAAIEEASTDPSVEGAFSDTDLLA